In Haematobia irritans isolate KBUSLIRL chromosome 1, ASM5000362v1, whole genome shotgun sequence, a genomic segment contains:
- the LOC142241605 gene encoding uncharacterized protein LOC142241605, with translation MFQDTLLIIKCDYMAKRKSLLIFLTDQGFQIQGHRRVQFTPELAAEFYQDRNEEPNFMFHVILLSKGPAEAFILAKENAVEDLISCLVCYFGNSIEMEKNVHVTRCLGRVRKEIRFIYPNYIFEPIDCFEQVNISCNNPFVSSLIGQVYEITTKTEIDPHKSWKQKLAEWLILSNKDLPQVSNQCVLNPSPNVRNIAQQTKMTFIKPQYGDQIVNDKASKSSGMGFDTDGTSLNITTSSCMTCSDFASSDIYFQKQDSSLLDLIKSKTVPLNVGTKGSSISEEDNPIKDIDSEILDQAIVAIEDEMLSIEMETIATVDVVNNVPIELQKPDINPNEDTAYIPLPATTMESNEVWEHVGVIPDLELSEIDVAGNTLPFMEEQESTMGEDDIVASEESIHIESNVQEENQENHNYDNENEKNGVLQQNVDTISESVLHEVQGENVEE, from the exons ATGTTTCAGGATACTTTATTAATCATAAAATGTGATTACATGGCTAAACGAAAATCCCTGTTGATATTCTTAACTGATCAAGGATTTCAAATACAGGGGCACCGTAGAGTCCAATTTACTCCTGAACTGGCAGCGGAATTCTATCAGGACCGAAATGAAGAACCAAATTTTATGTTTCATGTAATTTTATTATCCAAAGGGCCTGCGGAAGCATTTATCTTAGCAAAAGAAAATGCAGTTGAAGATCTTATCAGCTGCTTGGTATGTTATTT TGGTAATTCTATTGAGATGGAGAAAAATGTTCATGTTACCCGATGTTTGGGAAGAGTTAGAAAGGAAATCCGTTTCATATATCCCAATT atataTTCGAGCCAATCGATTGTTTTGAACAAGTCAATATATCCTGCAACAATCCTTTCGTATCTTCATTAATAGGCCAGGTTTATGAGATTACAACAAAAACGGAAATTGATCCACACAAAAGTTGGAAACAAAAATTGGCAGAATGGCTAATTCTATCAAATAAAGATCTCCCGCAGGTATCCAATCAATGTGTCTTAAATCCTTCTCCAAATGTTCGTAATATTGCTCAACAGACCAAAATGACATTTATTAAACCCCAATATGGAGATCAAATTGTAAATGACAAAGCCTCCAAATCATCTGGCATGGGATTCGATACGGATGGGACCTCCTTAAATATTACTACATCCTCATGTATGACTTGCTCCGACTTTGCTAGTAGTGATATTTACTTTCAGAAACAAGATTCTTCATTGCTGGATTTAATCAAAAGTAAAACTGTTCCCTTAAATGTTGGAACTAAAGGTTCAAGTATTTCTGAAGAGGATAACCCAATAAAGGATATTGATTCTGAGATATTAGATCAAGCCATAGTTGCTATAGAAGATGAAATGTTAAGTATTGAAATGGAGACAATTGCTACAGTGGATGTTGTGAATAATGTCCCTATAGAATTACAAAAACCAGATATTAATCCAAATGAAGATACTGCATACATACCTCTACCCGCAACAACTATGGAGTCCAATGAAGTTTGGGAGCATGTTGGTGTTATACCTGATCTAGAACTTTCTGAGATTGACGTAGCTGGAAATACCTTGCCATTTATGGAGGAGCAAGAAAGTACAATGGGGGAAGATGATATTGTAGCGAGTGAAGAATCAATACACATAGAGTCTAATGTACAAGAGGAAAATCAAGAAAATCATAATTAtgataatgaaaatgaaaaaaacggAGTTCTGCAACAAAACGTTGATACAATTTCAGAATCAGTTTTGCACGAAGTCCAAGGTGAAAATGTTGAAGAATGA